A single window of Huiozyma naganishii CBS 8797 chromosome 10, complete genome DNA harbors:
- the ORC2 gene encoding origin recognition complex subunit 2 (similar to Saccharomyces cerevisiae ORC2 (YBR060C); ancestral locus Anc_3.274), which yields MEDDIVEHSDILSGPSQRAPGTPKRTVIGLRRKHNSPSKKSLLETLAIAAAVASKSDTNQAPDDLPEPKLKRELSTDFDSNTSPPKRRRGRPRKNKVEGEVATVTVKRKVGRPRKIKPEGEDVIPLKRKPGRPRIIDVQDPPVKRKPGRPRKIIDPSGGTLQTDRKAKKEIVGDLTTTNLLPKTFKRPKKTLIDAEALREELADGGELDDESDEFIGNSSTGSSELPSSPMFDGMRPSTKSSHASKSISELNTPLKPGKNFTQNLNRDFISPLKKMVLDNLGEFAGNTSTEHRRPELALKLDKNFVATPLQYNRADRNKTAVGKAEADGFESFKKSNDFFDTYEGYFDQKRTKAVNKKSKSSMAAAPDVTRAEFATISEVFNKRFLKDKRKKLFEIQKKLFTQFWFEVTQGFTLLFYGIGSKRNFLESFALNYLSKKLALPGISWNGQTAGGKTINGIPCVVINGYNPTCNYRDIFYDISKLTLPEEITKAETKFWGNHVMLSISKMVEFYKTQPADIKLILVVHNLDGPSVRRDAFQEMLSSLASIKQIAVVASTDNVSAPLLWDNGLSQNFNFVYHDVTNFEPNTIESTFQDVMKIGAKETSSGIEGVRYVLESLTSNSKRLYKTIITAQLTKIDADADAQKKHAVSNGGLKLGVEFKRLLQQCAEDFIASNEISLRTMLREFIEHKMVITKKNANGTEVVWIPFTVSDLRKILSTLLNNVE from the coding sequence ATGGAGGATGACATAGTTGAACACAGCGACATTTTGTCGGGCCCCTCTCAGCGTGCTCCAGGGACCCCCAAACGGACTGTAATTGGCTTGAGAAGAAAGCACAACTCGCCCAGTAAGAAATCGCTACTTGAGACATTGGCGATAGCTGCTGCAGTTGCCTCCAAATCAGATACCAACCAAGCCCCAGATGATCTGCCTGAACCGAAGCTTAAAAGGGAATTATCAACAGATTTTGATTCGAATACTTCCCCaccaaagaggaggaggggAAGACCAAGAAAGAACAAAGTCGAAGGCGAGGTTGCAACGGTTACTGtgaaaagaaaggttgGGAGACCAAGAAAAATCAAACCGGAGGGGGAGGATGTGATTCCCCTGAAGAGGAAGCCAGGAAGACCCCGCATAATTGATGTGCAGGATCCGCCGGTGAAAAGAAAACCGGGGAGACCACGCAAAATAATAGACCCTTCTGGGGGGACGTTACAAACGGATAGAAAGgccaagaaagaaattgtaGGCGATCTCACAACGACTAACTTGCTGCCTAAAACATTCAAGAGACCGAAGAAAACACTGATCGATGCAGAGGCTCTTAGAGAAGAATTAGCTGATGGAGGAGAATTGGATGATGAAAGTGATGAATTTATTGGAAACTCCTCCACCGGTTCTTCGGAACTACCATCTTCACCAATGTTTGATGGGATGCGACCTTCTACAAAATCAAGCCACGCTTCCAAATCGATTTCTGAGCTAAACACACCTTTGAAACCAGGGAAGAATTTCACCCAAAACTTGAACCGTGACTTTATCTcacctttgaagaaaatggtaTTAGATAATTTAGGAGAGTTTGCGGGAAATACAAGTACCGAACACAGAAGACCTGAACTGGCGTTGAAATTGGATAAAAACTTCGTAGCGACTCCACTACAGTACAATCGCGCGGATAGAAATAAAACTGCAGTTGGGAAAGCCGAAGCGGACGGATTCGAGTCATTCAAAAAGTCTAACGATTTTTTCGATACATACGAGGGCTATTTTGaccagaagagaacaaaaGCAGTTAATAAGAAATCAAAAAGTTCTATGGCAGCAGCACCAGATGTGACGCGAGCCGAGTTCGCGACCATTTCAGAAGTGTTCAATAAGaggtttttgaaggataagaGGAAAAAGTTGTTTGAAATTCagaaaaaactgttcacACAATTTTGGTTCGAGGTCACCCAAGGGTTCACTCTCTTGTTTTATGGTATCGGCTCGAAACGGAATTTTTTGGAATCGTTTGCCTTGAATTATTTatccaaaaaattggcATTACCAGGCATCTCCTGGAACGGACAGACAGCTGGCGGCAAGACTATAAACGGTATACCCTGTGTCGTCATAAACGGATACAACCCCACTTGTAACTATAGGGATATATTTTATGATATCTCAAAATTAACTTTACCGGAAGAGATAACTAAAGCAGAGACAAAGTTTTGGGGTAACCATGTAATGCTGTCCATCTCCAAAATGGTTGAGTTCTACAAAACGCAACCTGCGGACATCAAACTGATCCTTGTTGTACATAACCTGGACGGGCCTAGCGTCAGAAGGGATGCATTTCAAGAGATGTTGAGTTCGTTGGCCTCAATTAAACAAATTGCCGTGGTGGCATCCACAGATAACGTCAGCGCCCCTTTGTTGTGGGATAACGGTCTTTCACAaaacttcaattttgtttATCACGACGTTACCAATTTCGAACCGAACACAATAGAGTCGACATTCCAGGATGTCATGAAAATAGGAGCAAAGGAGACGTCGTCTGGTATAGAAGGTGTAAGATATGTGCTCGAATCTCTGACATCAAACTCCAAGAGACTGTACAAGACTATAATCACCGCACAACTCACGAAAATCGACGCGGATGCTGATGCACAGAAAAAACATGCAGTTTCGAATGGTGGCCTAAAATTAGGCGTGGAGTTCAAGCGTTTGTTGCAACAGTGTGCAGAGGACTTCATTGCATCTAACGAAATTTCTTTGAGAACCATGCTGAGAGAATTCATTGAGCATAAGATGGTCATCACGAAGAAGAATGCAAATGGTACAGAGGTCGTATGGATCCCTTTTACCGTTTCCGATTTGAGGAAAATTTTATCCACTCTTTTGAACAATGTCGAgtga
- the KNAG0J00850 gene encoding uncharacterized protein (similar to Saccharomyces cerevisiae YBR062C; ancestral locus Anc_3.279), whose product MCNTEEHNIETANAEDSEERRESRAQFQELFEQFGRNNPQFNPELIELFQNMLSPLLQSQWHPEDREKGCSQEFIDSLPRVPRNKVPLTDTCSICFERFGNDNYPLLAQLPHCGHIFDLQCISMWLSNQVTCPMCRDVVNGHKVQDLDTSKAELEEDWGMYG is encoded by the coding sequence ATGTGCAATACAGAGGAGCATAACATTGAGACTGCTAATGCGGAGGACTCTGAGGAGCGGAGGGAGAGTCGGGCCCAGTTCCAGGAACTGTTTGAGCAGTTTGGCAGGAACAACCCGCAGTTCAACCCTGAGCTGATTGAGCTGTTCCAAAACATGCTCTCGCCGCTGCTACAATCCCAGTGGCACCCAGAGGACAGGGAGAAGGGCTGCTCGCAGGAATTCATCGATTCTTTGCCCCGCGTCCCGAGAAATAAGGTGCCCCTGACAGACACCTGCTCGATCTGCTTCGAGCGGTTCGGCAACGACAACTACCCGCTGCTCGCGCAGCTGCCCCACTGCGGCCACATCTTCGACCTGCAGTGCATCTCCATGTGGCTTTCGAACCAGGTGACGTGCCCGATGTGCAGGGACGTCGTGAACGGTCACAAAGTACAGGATTTGGACACCTCCAAGGCAGAGCTCGAGGAGGATTGGGGCATGTACGGGTGA
- the KNAG0J00870 gene encoding C2H2-type zinc finger protein (similar to Saccharomyces cerevisiae NRG2 (YBR066C) and NRG1 (YDR043C); ancestral locus Anc_3.281) produces MSALSPVQSSCELTKYETLLPVITSSHIVEEALIFKLNKSLFSMGGTSKGQTLPVYTKPQIALPSPSPSPLSSPPRSLATPVLTKVRNGPDKPVNQHLAEFPITPPPSTPSPVSTVRTGNEIMTIASKIPLFRKRKTNYVNMEATMKREPVILKLCNVSYPDSFKGAVDNSVAFTASRGKGTPHMSTQQFLNHNDVYHRCTTEIISSKHRKFQCKTCSMAFTTSGHLSRHNKIHTGEKNYVCPHESCGQRFSRHDNCIQHYRTHLKKKQRQAKKGKVAKK; encoded by the coding sequence atgagCGCGCTTTCTCCAGTACAAAGTTCATGTGAATTGACAAAGTATGAAACACTGTTGCCAGTGATCACCTCGTCACACATTGTCGAAGAAGCTTTAATATTCAAGCTAAACAAGAGTCTGTTTTCCATGGGCGGCACGTCGAAGGGGCAAACGCTTCCTGTATATACCAAACCACAAATCGCTTTACCCTCGCCATCACCATCCCCACtatcttctcctccaagGAGTTTAGCAACCCCAGTTCTTACAAAAGTCAGAAATGGCCCCGATAAACCAGTCAATCAGCACTTGGCGGAGTTCCCAATCACACCTCCTCCAAGTACACCTTCCCCAGTGTCCACAGTACGGACAGGCAATGAGATAATGACCATTGCGAGTAAGATCCCGCTTTTCAGGAAAAGGAAGACCAACTACGTAAACATGGAGGCTACAATGAAGAGGGAGCCTGTAATATTAAAACTTTGTAACGTCAGTTATCCAGACAGTTTCAAAGGTGCAGTGGACAATTCAGTCGCGTTCACGGCGTCGCGAGGCAAGGGAACCCCGCATATGTCCACTCAACAGTTCCTAAACCACAACGACGTATATCACAGGTGCACCACGGAGATAATATCTTCCAAACACCGCAAGTTCCAGTGCAAGACGTGCTCGATGGCGTTCACTACGTCGGGGCACCTGTCGAGACACAACAAGATCCACACGGGGGAGAAGAACTACGTCTGTCCGCACGAAAGTTGCGGCCAAAGGTTTAGTAGACACGACAACTGCATACAGCATTATAGAAcgcacttgaagaagaagcagagaCAAGCGAAGAAGGGGAAAGTCGCCAAGAAATGA
- the TRM7 gene encoding tRNA methyltransferase TRM7 (similar to Saccharomyces cerevisiae TRM7 (YBR061C); ancestral locus Anc_3.277) yields the protein MGKSSKDKRDLYYRKAKELGYRARSAFKLLQLNEEFHFLDDLERVVDLCAAPGSWSQVLSRKMFDEAEGDVQGKKIVAVDLQPMSPIDNVTTFQADITHPKTLSRILELFGNEKADFVCSDGAPDVTGLHDLDEYVQQQLIMSALQLTTCVLKPHGNFVAKIFRGRDIDMLYSQLGYLFKSVVCAKPRSSRGTSLEAFIVCLDYQPPANWSPKLDNNVSVEEFFHDCFVGINKLSLGDDSQLPEWHESVRTVAPFISCGGLDSFDSDATYHLDEGDMAKIEKSLDPVQSPTNPPYKRALELKRSGKLSSCV from the coding sequence ATGGGGAAGAGCAGTAAAGATAAGAGAGATTTGTACTACAGGAAGGCGAAAGAGCTGGGCTACAGGGCCCGTTCTGCCTTCAAACTGCTGCAATTGAATGAGGAGTTCCATTTTCTCGATGACTTGGAGAGGGTAGTGGACCTGTGTGCCGCACCAGGGTCCTGGTCACAGGTTCTGTCGAGGAAGATGTTTGACGAGGCTGAGGGAGACGTGCagggcaaaaaaatagttGCGGTGGACCTGCAACCAATGTCCCCGATAGATAACGTTACCACGTTCCAAGCGGACATCACGCACCCGAAGACGTTGAGCAGGATCCTGGAGCTATTCGGGAACGAAAAGGCGGATTTCGTATGTTCTGATGGTGCTCCAGATGTCACTGGGCTCCACGATCTGGACGAGTACgttcagcagcaactgATCATGAGTGCGTTGCAATTGACCACCTGCGTGCTGAAACCACACGGTAACTTCGTCGCCAAGATATTCAGAGGCCGCGATATCGACATGCTGTACTCACAATTGGGCTATCTGTTCAAGAGTGTCGTGTGCGCGAAACCGAGATCCTCGAGAGGCACGTCGCTGGAGGCTTTCATCGTGTGTCTAGACTACCAACCCCCAGCGAATTGGAGCCCGAAACTAGACAACAACGTATCAGTGGAGGAATTCTTCCACGATTGTTTTGTTGGCATCAATAAACTCTCTCTAGGTGACGATAGCCAACTGCCAGAGTGGCACGAAAGTGTAAGAACAGTCGCTCCGTTCATATCGTGCGGGGGGTTGGACAGTTTCGACTCTGACGCAACGTACCATCTGGATGAAGGCGATATGGCCAAGATAGAGAAGTCGCTCGATCCAGTGCAAAGCCCGACAAATCCACCTTACAAACGGGCACTGGAGTTGAAAAGGAGTGGGAAACTGTCGTCCTGTGTGTGA
- the ECM2 gene encoding Pre-mRNA-splicing factor ECM2 (similar to Saccharomyces cerevisiae ECM2 (YBR065C); ancestral locus Anc_3.280), which yields MSAPIICELCLGDSPDIRVTKIPNGADCKICTLPFTVFHFKKDPRSSTIIRTIACERCAKQRNVCQCCMLDLAWHISIDERDQIISLIKGHEVKTREAQNEMMKRFVALKNGNAKLGGAEVTGDRDQLAQVMAQLEETLTRESEQKEDATNNLKRGSSNLGSTSITHIWKDLPMSETFSSENCAGVQSFFLFGIDTSIPEWQIDSTIADIVGDENWKQTPSTSLIVNHKATCGGIKFKSQLLSDKFVKELISRGCLTRGGKTKGILEVLRFRVFVLPWRQGFKITSFGRNIKENIKLRNALQAKISSNSFNLVTEGDSPGGKKLAKSAAANKHKRVGKKNKKSKRVSNLEL from the coding sequence ATGAGTGCGCCTATCATCTGCGAACTGTGTCTGGGTGACTCTCCAGATATACGGGTCACGAAGATACCGAATGGTGCGGACTGTAAAATATGTACGTTGCCCTTCACGGTGTTTCATTTCAAGAAGGATCCAAGGTCAAGCACGATCATTAGAACGATCGCGTGTGAACGGTGTGCAAAGCAGAGAAACGTGTGTCAGTGTTGCATGCTGGATCTGGCTTGGCATATATCTATTGACGAGCGGGACCAGATTATATCGCTGATTAAGGGCCATGAGGTGAAAACGAGGGAAGCGCAGAATgaaatgatgaagaggtTTGTGGCTCTTAAGAATGGGAACGCTAAGCTGGGCGGAGCTGAGGTGACCGGAGATAGGGACCAATTGGCTCAGGTGATGGCTCAACTGGAGGAGACTCTTACCCGTGAGTCAGAGCAAAAAGAGGATGCAACGAACAACCTTAAAAGAGGTTCATCCAATTTGGGCAGTACAAGCATAACGCATATTTGGAAAGATCTACCCATGAGCGAGACTTTTTCCAGTGAGAACTGTGCTGGTGTACAaagtttttttctgtttgggATAGACACATCGATACCGGAATGGCAAATTGACAGTACCATTGCAGATATTGTAGGGGACGAAAATTGGAAACAGACACCGTCGACGTCTCTGATAGTCAACCATAAGGCAACGTGTGGTGGGATAAAGTTCAAGAGTCAACTGCTAAGCGACAAGTTTGTCAAAGAACTGATATCCCGTGGCTGTTTGACCAGGGGCGGGAAGACCAAAGGTATCTTGGAAGTTCTCCGATTCCGGGTGTTTGTTCTTCCCTGGAGGCAAGGTTTCAAGATCACGTCCTTTGGCCGCAATATCAAGGAAAACATCAAGTTGAGGAATGCCCTCCAAGCGAAGATATCGAGCAACTCCTTCAACCTGGTCACCGAAGGAGACTCCCCTGGGGGGAAGAAACTTGCAAAATCGGCTGCGGCCAACAAACACAAGCGTGTGGGcaagaagaataagaagaGTAAACGTGTATCCAACTTAGAACTGTAG